A window from Acidobacteriota bacterium encodes these proteins:
- a CDS encoding FAD-binding protein, whose protein sequence is MAPSLTHDVLILGAGLAGLRAAVELSHRTDGRIDIGIVSKVQLMRAHSVCAEGGTAAVLHEDEGDSIALHAWDSVKGSDFLADQDVVWRFCRAMPREIHLLDHWGVPWTRDEHGRIAQRPFGGHSYPRATLAADKTGFFEMQALYDQLLRYRSFRRYDELFVTDILVDEGRFAGLAGVHAPSGETVVLQAKALLIASGGAGTLYGFTTYSETVTGDGLAMAYRAGLALEDMEFLQFHPTGLVPSGILMTEGCRGEGGHLKNNQGERFMERYAPSKMELAPRDMVSRAEMTEILEGRGFPGPDGKDYLHLDLTHLGAERINTRLPLIREVCMKFVGLDPIEQPIPIRPVAHYSMGGIAADIDGQTAVPNVWAAGEAACLSLHGANRLGSNSTAECLVWGGICGEQIARVLPVLPAPAPLSSRAWAEHQDHMRSIVEREGSENLYELRRELRTLMDAYVGVFRTREGLASALDQIRDIRARSARAPVADRSAVYNSNLFQAFELENLVDLAEVTVMGALAREESRGAHARRDFTTRDDERWLRHTLARHVPGGLPALDDSTVTIDTWTPVERKY, encoded by the coding sequence ATGGCGCCGAGCCTCACGCACGATGTCCTCATCCTGGGCGCCGGACTGGCCGGCCTGCGGGCGGCCGTCGAGCTGTCACACCGCACCGACGGCCGCATCGACATCGGTATCGTGTCGAAGGTGCAGCTGATGCGCGCGCACTCGGTGTGTGCCGAAGGCGGCACCGCAGCCGTGCTGCACGAGGACGAAGGCGACAGTATCGCCCTGCACGCCTGGGACAGCGTGAAGGGCTCCGATTTTCTCGCCGACCAGGACGTCGTGTGGCGGTTCTGCCGCGCCATGCCGCGTGAGATTCACCTGCTGGACCACTGGGGTGTGCCGTGGACGCGCGACGAGCACGGCCGCATCGCGCAGCGTCCGTTCGGCGGTCACTCGTACCCGCGCGCGACGCTGGCTGCCGACAAGACCGGCTTCTTCGAGATGCAGGCGCTGTACGACCAGTTGCTGCGGTACCGCAGCTTCCGCCGCTACGACGAGCTGTTCGTGACGGACATCCTGGTCGACGAGGGGCGTTTCGCCGGTCTCGCCGGCGTGCACGCACCGAGCGGCGAGACGGTGGTGCTGCAGGCGAAGGCGCTGCTCATCGCGTCGGGGGGCGCCGGCACGCTCTACGGCTTCACCACGTACTCGGAGACGGTGACGGGTGACGGTCTCGCGATGGCCTATCGCGCGGGTCTCGCGCTCGAGGACATGGAGTTCCTCCAGTTCCATCCGACGGGCCTCGTGCCGTCTGGCATCCTGATGACCGAGGGCTGCCGCGGCGAGGGCGGGCACCTCAAGAACAACCAGGGCGAGCGCTTCATGGAGCGGTACGCGCCGAGCAAGATGGAGCTCGCGCCGCGCGACATGGTGTCGCGTGCGGAGATGACCGAGATCCTCGAGGGGCGCGGCTTTCCCGGTCCAGACGGCAAGGACTACCTGCACCTCGACCTCACGCACCTCGGCGCGGAGCGGATCAACACCCGCCTGCCGCTCATCCGCGAGGTGTGCATGAAGTTCGTGGGACTCGATCCCATCGAGCAGCCCATCCCCATCCGGCCCGTCGCCCACTACTCGATGGGCGGCATTGCGGCCGACATCGATGGGCAGACCGCGGTGCCGAACGTCTGGGCGGCGGGCGAGGCCGCGTGCCTCTCGCTGCACGGGGCGAACCGCTTGGGGTCGAACTCCACGGCCGAGTGCCTGGTGTGGGGCGGCATCTGCGGCGAGCAGATCGCGCGGGTGCTGCCGGTGCTGCCGGCCCCGGCGCCGCTCTCGTCGCGAGCCTGGGCCGAGCATCAGGACCACATGCGCAGCATCGTCGAGCGCGAGGGATCCGAGAACCTCTACGAGCTTCGGCGCGAGTTGCGCACGCTGATGGACGCTTACGTCGGCGTCTTCCGCACGCGCGAGGGCCTGGCGTCGGCGCTCGACCAGATACGCGACATCCGCGCGCGGTCGGCTCGCGCACCGGTCGCCGACCGGAGCGCGGTGTACAACTCGAACCTGTTCCAGGCCTTCGAGCTCGAGAACCTGGTCGACCTCGCCGAGGTGACGGTGATGGGCGCGCTCGCGCGCGAGGAGTCGCGCGGCGCGCATGCGCGGCGCGACTTCACGACGCGCGACGACGAACGCTGGCTGCGGCACACGCTGGCGCGGCACGTGCCCGGCGGCCTTCCCGCGCTCGACGACTCAACGGTGACGATCGACACGTGGACGCCGGTGGAGCGGAAGTACTGA
- a CDS encoding succinate dehydrogenase iron-sulfur subunit — protein sequence MQAPSDVTFRIRRFDPARGTPPWWDDFTLPYVAGMTVLDGLRTIKETRSPTLAWRSSCRMGVCGSCGMFINGHPRLACNTQITELDDLPVVVAPLPNFDIIRDLVPDLRPMFDAHVAMHPHIIREDTREMYEPTAEYYQTTEDLEAFLQFTYCIKCGCCMAACPTCATDPAYSGPMPLAQAHRYNADSRDGGFNVRRKVLAGEAGPWKCHYAGECSQACPKGVDPARAIQMVKRQLVFAYLRLYEQPCPSKVVPRPTELRRHADVPEAPAPTAPR from the coding sequence ATGCAGGCACCGTCGGACGTGACCTTCAGGATTCGCCGGTTCGACCCCGCACGCGGGACCCCGCCGTGGTGGGACGACTTCACGCTCCCGTACGTCGCGGGCATGACCGTGCTCGACGGCTTGCGCACCATCAAGGAAACCCGGTCGCCGACGCTGGCCTGGCGCTCGTCGTGCCGCATGGGCGTGTGCGGATCGTGCGGCATGTTCATCAACGGCCACCCGCGGCTCGCGTGCAACACGCAGATCACGGAGCTCGACGATCTTCCGGTCGTCGTCGCGCCGCTGCCGAACTTCGACATCATCCGCGACCTCGTGCCCGATCTCCGCCCGATGTTCGACGCGCACGTCGCCATGCATCCTCACATCATCCGCGAGGACACGCGCGAGATGTACGAGCCGACGGCCGAGTACTACCAGACGACCGAGGATCTCGAGGCGTTCCTGCAGTTCACCTACTGCATCAAGTGCGGCTGCTGCATGGCGGCGTGCCCGACGTGCGCGACCGACCCGGCCTACTCCGGGCCGATGCCCCTCGCGCAGGCGCACCGGTACAACGCCGACAGCCGCGACGGCGGCTTCAACGTACGCCGGAAGGTGCTCGCGGGCGAGGCGGGTCCCTGGAAGTGCCACTACGCGGGGGAGTGCTCGCAGGCGTGCCCGAAGGGCGTCGACCCGGCACGCGCCATCCAGATGGTGAAGCGGCAGCTCGTGTTCGCCTACCTGCGGCTGTACGAGCAGCCGTGCCCGTCGAAGGTGGTGCCCCGGCCCACTGAGCTGAGGCGTCACGCCGACGTGCCCGAGGCGCCGGCGCCGACGGCCCCGCGATAG
- a CDS encoding serine/threonine protein kinase, which translates to MPFCPACGVETLPRAAFCARCGQRLDLSPDVTGAGPADLADTRLGPATPLSPAPTPSSSATPRTSPTLTRTGARDGGRFAPGALVADRYRIVGLLGRGGMGEVYRADDLRLDQSVALKFLPDSVAHDPARLAQFHNEVRVARQVTHKNVCRMYDIGEVDGRPFLSMEYVDGEDLGTLLRRIGRLPQDKAVEMARQLCAGLAAAHERGVLHRDLKPANVMVDGEGQVRLTDFGIAGTAEEVSGSREGTPGYMAPEQLRDGRVSVQSDLFSLGLVLYEMFTGRRGIEAKTVDELLRLHERGLDLSTTSTQPDLDPAIDRVIRRCLVRDPGDRPTSALAVSAALPGGDPLAAALAAGETPSPEMVAAAGRHDALRAAVAVPLLVAFAAGLFVVAWLGERSLLIRSVPFDRSPEILADRARGIAESLGYTTPPADSAGGVIYRGDVLRHIRTTRAGADRWDWLRHGRTAAVAFYHRSSPRRLVPMRAAPRPFINDPPLVISGMVSMLLDTEGRLVQLSAVPPQREAVPGDPAPPTDWNPLLAAAGLSAADLVEAVPEWTPPVFADDRVAWTGVFEELDALPVRIEAASYRGQPVYFNVVGPWTHPTRMEDVPQTALRRAAVVLTSVMIALVLAAAFVMARNNVRSGRGDREGGARLAGAVLVITLAGWLVGMHPPDDAQQGLWQVFSALAQSLLQTAIIWVAYLALEPLVRRHWPTGIIGWTRVVAGGWRDPLVGRDVLVGMVAGVGLVLGIRGATILLSSLSGAPATPGLFNFESLTGVRLLSSALLWAVANVITTSLVTVLLIVVIRLVVRWRPLAFAGVTLLFALLLGAEIVSGEMPLVEITLALSIAVVVTAVAWRFGLLAVAAMLLVNQVTFAAPVVTDLSTWYAPQTLTAVTLLVGLAVTAFVVSRGGEPLLGRRILEP; encoded by the coding sequence ATGCCGTTCTGTCCAGCTTGCGGCGTCGAGACGTTGCCGAGGGCCGCTTTCTGCGCCCGGTGCGGCCAGCGGCTCGACCTGTCGCCCGACGTCACCGGCGCTGGCCCGGCCGACCTCGCCGATACGCGCCTTGGCCCAGCCACACCGTTGTCGCCCGCCCCGACGCCCTCGTCGTCGGCGACCCCGCGCACCTCGCCGACACTCACGAGGACGGGGGCTCGCGACGGCGGCCGTTTCGCTCCAGGCGCCCTCGTCGCCGACCGCTATCGCATCGTCGGACTGCTCGGGCGCGGCGGGATGGGCGAAGTCTACCGCGCCGACGACCTGCGGCTCGACCAGAGCGTCGCGCTCAAGTTCCTGCCCGACTCGGTGGCGCACGACCCGGCGCGCCTCGCCCAGTTCCACAACGAGGTGCGGGTCGCGCGGCAGGTCACGCACAAGAACGTCTGCCGCATGTACGACATCGGCGAGGTCGACGGCCGCCCGTTCCTCTCGATGGAGTACGTCGACGGCGAAGACCTGGGTACGCTGCTGCGGCGCATCGGCCGCCTCCCGCAGGACAAGGCCGTCGAGATGGCGCGGCAGCTCTGCGCGGGCCTTGCCGCCGCACACGAACGCGGCGTGCTGCACCGCGACCTCAAGCCCGCCAACGTGATGGTCGACGGTGAGGGCCAGGTGCGCCTCACCGACTTCGGCATCGCGGGCACCGCCGAGGAGGTGAGCGGGTCGCGCGAGGGCACGCCCGGGTACATGGCGCCGGAGCAACTGCGCGACGGCCGCGTCTCGGTGCAGAGCGATCTCTTCTCGCTCGGCCTCGTGCTCTACGAGATGTTCACCGGCAGGCGCGGCATCGAGGCGAAGACCGTCGACGAGCTGCTTCGCCTGCACGAGCGCGGCCTCGACCTCTCGACGACATCGACGCAACCCGATCTGGATCCCGCCATCGACCGGGTGATCAGGCGATGCCTCGTCCGAGACCCGGGCGACCGCCCCACGTCGGCTCTCGCGGTGTCGGCGGCCCTCCCTGGCGGCGACCCGCTCGCGGCAGCCCTCGCCGCTGGCGAGACGCCTTCGCCCGAGATGGTGGCGGCGGCCGGCCGGCACGACGCGCTGCGCGCGGCCGTCGCGGTCCCGCTGCTCGTCGCGTTCGCTGCGGGGCTCTTCGTGGTCGCCTGGCTCGGCGAGCGCTCGCTCCTCATCAGGAGCGTGCCGTTCGACCGGTCGCCCGAGATCCTGGCCGACCGGGCGCGCGGCATCGCTGAGTCGCTCGGCTACACAACGCCCCCGGCCGACTCGGCGGGCGGCGTGATCTACCGCGGCGACGTGCTGCGTCACATTCGGACGACGCGAGCCGGCGCCGACCGCTGGGACTGGCTGCGCCACGGCCGGACGGCGGCCGTGGCGTTCTACCACCGGTCGAGCCCCCGGCGGCTCGTCCCCATGCGCGCGGCGCCCCGACCGTTCATCAACGACCCGCCGCTCGTCATCTCGGGCATGGTCTCGATGCTGCTCGACACGGAGGGACGCCTGGTGCAGCTGAGCGCCGTGCCGCCGCAGCGCGAGGCCGTGCCCGGCGACCCCGCGCCGCCCACCGACTGGAACCCGTTGCTCGCGGCTGCCGGCTTGTCGGCCGCCGATCTCGTCGAGGCGGTGCCGGAGTGGACGCCGCCAGTCTTCGCCGATGACCGGGTCGCGTGGACGGGGGTGTTCGAGGAGCTCGACGCGCTGCCCGTGCGCATCGAGGCGGCGAGCTACCGTGGGCAACCCGTCTACTTCAACGTCGTCGGCCCGTGGACGCATCCGACGCGCATGGAGGACGTCCCGCAGACCGCGCTCCGGCGGGCGGCCGTCGTGCTCACGTCGGTGATGATCGCGCTCGTCCTGGCAGCGGCGTTCGTCATGGCGCGCAACAACGTGCGATCGGGGCGCGGGGATCGTGAGGGCGGCGCGCGCCTGGCCGGCGCGGTGCTCGTCATCACCCTCGCCGGCTGGCTCGTCGGCATGCACCCGCCAGACGACGCGCAGCAGGGGCTGTGGCAGGTGTTCAGCGCGCTCGCGCAGTCGCTGCTCCAGACGGCCATCATCTGGGTGGCGTACCTCGCGCTCGAGCCGCTCGTCCGCCGTCACTGGCCCACCGGCATCATCGGCTGGACGCGCGTCGTGGCAGGCGGCTGGCGCGACCCGCTGGTGGGGCGCGACGTCCTCGTCGGCATGGTCGCGGGCGTTGGACTCGTGCTCGGCATCCGGGGCGCCACGATCCTGCTCTCGAGCCTCAGCGGGGCGCCCGCGACGCCAGGCCTCTTCAACTTCGAGTCGCTGACCGGCGTGCGCCTGTTGTCGAGCGCGCTGCTCTGGGCGGTGGCGAACGTCATCACCACGTCGCTCGTCACGGTGCTCCTCATCGTCGTCATCAGGCTCGTGGTGCGATGGCGGCCGCTGGCGTTTGCCGGTGTGACGCTGCTCTTCGCGCTGCTGCTCGGGGCAGAGATCGTGTCGGGCGAGATGCCGCTCGTCGAGATCACGCTCGCGCTCAGCATCGCGGTCGTGGTCACCGCGGTCGCCTGGCGCTTCGGCCTGCTGGCGGTCGCCGCGATGCTGCTCGTGAACCAGGTGACGTTCGCGGCGCCCGTCGTGACCGATCTGTCGACATGGTACGCGCCGCAGACGCTGACGGCCGTCACGCTGCTCGTCGGCCTCGCCGTCACCGCGTTCGTCGTCTCGCGCGGCGGCGAGCCGCTGCTGGGCCGGCGGATTCTTGAGCCGTGA
- a CDS encoding type II toxin-antitoxin system VapC family toxin — protein sequence MRATLVDSNVVLDVLTEDAEWLAWSAAALADRANQSTLVINPIVYAEVAARFARIEDLEEALPSAYYERRPLPWEAAFLAGQCFVRYRRRGGTRRSPMPDFYIGAHAVIEGLTLLTRDARRYRSYFPKLRLIAP from the coding sequence GTGCGCGCCACGCTCGTCGACAGCAACGTCGTTCTCGACGTGCTCACCGAGGATGCAGAATGGCTGGCGTGGTCGGCGGCCGCCCTGGCCGATCGGGCGAACCAGTCGACCCTGGTCATCAACCCCATCGTCTACGCCGAGGTGGCGGCCCGGTTCGCACGCATCGAAGATCTCGAGGAGGCGCTGCCGTCGGCCTATTACGAGCGGCGACCGCTGCCCTGGGAGGCCGCCTTCCTGGCGGGCCAGTGCTTCGTCCGCTACCGCCGGCGTGGCGGCACGCGCCGCTCGCCGATGCCCGACTTCTACATCGGCGCCCACGCGGTCATCGAGGGACTGACGCTGCTGACGCGCGACGCGAGGCGCTACCGGTCCTACTTCCCCAAGCTTCGCCTCATCGCGCCTTGA
- a CDS encoding AbrB/MazE/SpoVT family DNA-binding domain-containing protein — protein MNLTSKGQVTIPQDIRTRLGLMPGTRVVFDVVGDSVRIRRAEQQPRGETLVAHMRTVGRRAAGPRLSTADILALTRGE, from the coding sequence ATGAACCTCACCAGTAAGGGACAGGTCACGATTCCCCAGGACATCCGGACCCGCCTGGGGCTGATGCCCGGCACGCGCGTCGTCTTCGACGTGGTCGGCGACAGCGTGCGCATCCGACGGGCCGAGCAGCAGCCACGCGGCGAGACCCTCGTCGCGCACATGCGCACCGTCGGACGCCGCGCCGCCGGCCCGCGGCTCTCCACCGCCGACATCCTGGCCCTGACCCGCGGCGAGTGA
- a CDS encoding FAD-binding oxidoreductase: MVRDLRAVLRGDVIDRDHPVYDQARRVWNGLVDRRPAVMARCLDTTDVVEAIRVARQYRPLVSIRGGGHQVAGTAVCDDGLVVDLSRMKAIEVDADRRTASAQPGVLWGELDRATQAFGLATPGGEVSLTGVAGLTLGGGMGLIMRAHGLSCDNLRSIEIVTADGEVRRASRDASRDLWWAARGGGRGLGVVTRFEFDLHSLGPDVATAQVLYAYEDAERVLRAFRDLAPTMPEQVAPELVLWSVLPDPQIPESLHGRKIVFVLGVYAGPPEEGDAVLAPLKALAEPVADLSGIAPYVAVQSSVDAVFPDGGRYYMKSHFTDTLSDGCIRVMLEADRRRPTPESLIVIRTLGGAVGRVPPEDSAYAHRAARFNVSVDAAWFDPALDAAAVSWSRSTWDALRPFSTGGVYLNFAGLEDEAGAIRGAVLGASGERLDRIRRQYDPDGLFDAAAWRL, translated from the coding sequence ATGGTCCGCGACCTCCGCGCGGTCCTGCGCGGCGATGTCATCGACCGCGACCACCCCGTCTACGACCAGGCTCGTCGCGTGTGGAACGGGCTCGTCGATCGACGGCCGGCAGTGATGGCCCGCTGCCTCGACACGACTGACGTCGTCGAGGCCATCCGCGTCGCGCGCCAATACCGGCCCCTGGTCAGCATTCGTGGCGGAGGTCATCAGGTCGCCGGCACTGCCGTGTGCGACGACGGTCTCGTCGTCGACCTGTCGCGGATGAAGGCCATCGAGGTGGACGCCGATCGGCGCACCGCGAGCGCGCAGCCCGGCGTCCTCTGGGGAGAACTGGACCGCGCCACGCAGGCCTTCGGCCTCGCGACGCCGGGAGGCGAGGTGTCGCTCACCGGCGTGGCTGGCCTGACGCTCGGCGGCGGGATGGGCCTCATCATGCGGGCGCACGGGCTGAGCTGCGACAACCTCCGGTCGATCGAGATCGTGACCGCCGATGGCGAGGTCCGCAGGGCCAGTCGCGATGCGTCTCGCGACCTGTGGTGGGCCGCGCGCGGCGGCGGACGTGGCCTCGGCGTCGTCACGCGGTTCGAGTTCGACCTCCATTCACTCGGCCCGGATGTCGCGACGGCGCAAGTGCTGTACGCGTACGAAGATGCCGAGCGTGTCCTGCGCGCGTTCCGCGACCTGGCCCCGACCATGCCAGAGCAGGTCGCACCCGAGCTGGTCCTCTGGAGCGTCCTGCCCGATCCCCAGATCCCCGAGTCGCTGCACGGCCGGAAGATCGTGTTCGTGCTGGGTGTCTACGCGGGCCCCCCCGAAGAAGGCGACGCGGTGCTCGCGCCGCTCAAGGCTCTGGCCGAGCCCGTCGCCGACCTGAGCGGCATCGCGCCGTACGTCGCGGTGCAGAGCTCGGTCGACGCGGTCTTTCCCGATGGCGGGCGGTACTACATGAAGTCGCACTTCACCGACACCCTGTCGGACGGGTGCATCCGCGTGATGCTCGAGGCGGACCGGCGGCGTCCGACGCCGGAGTCGCTGATCGTCATCAGGACCCTCGGGGGTGCGGTCGGGCGCGTGCCGCCCGAGGACAGCGCCTACGCGCACCGAGCGGCGCGCTTCAACGTCAGCGTCGACGCCGCGTGGTTCGACCCGGCGCTCGACGCAGCCGCCGTCTCCTGGTCGCGCTCGACCTGGGACGCGCTCCGCCCCTTCTCGACCGGCGGCGTGTATCTGAACTTCGCGGGGCTCGAAGACGAGGCGGGCGCCATCCGCGGCGCCGTGCTCGGCGCGAGCGGCGAACGACTCGATCGGATTCGCCGACAGTACGATCCCGACGGCCTGTTCGACGCGGCTGCGTGGCGGCTCTGA
- the glgP gene encoding alpha-glucan family phosphorylase has protein sequence MRPIKTFHVRPALPARLAALEELAYNLRWSWDHETISLFRRLDRDLWEDTGHNPVLLLGSLPQERLEQAAEDEAFLAHLDRVTASLRDYVANGTTWYEKRHGHASRPLVAYFSMEFGLTECLPIYSGGLGILAGDHLKSASELGVPLVGVGLLYQKGYFRQYLTSEGWQQERRPVNDFSVMPLKPFHTADGAPVHVTLDLAGRTVVVRCWRVQVGRVTLVLLDTNIPENPPDLQDITDELYGGNSDMRLHQEIVLGVGGIRALLALDLSPRIFHMNEGHCAFLGLERIRYLMGKHQVSFHEALEIVTTSGLFTTHTPVPAGIDTFSPEQMDRYFGSYREAFGLSREAFLDLGRSQPGHHDAPFNMAVLAMRTASAVNGVSRLHGRVSRRMWQVVWAGVPVEEVPIGYVTNGVHPQSWISDDMRTLYDRYLGPRWAEQPGDTAVWARSAQIPGEELWRTHERRRERLVGFCRRRLAAQLSTRGASATERAAAEQALDPEALTIGFARRFATYKRGTLLFRDPERLARILNAADRPVQVLVAGKAHPHDEPGKALIRDIVQMARRPEFARRIVFLEDYDQIAARYLVQGVDVWLNTPRRPLEASGTSGMKAAFNGALNLSILDGWWDEGYSPDIGWAIGRGEEYEDHEYQDRVEAGALLDLLEHEIVPLFYTRGADDVPRGWVARMRSAITALCPVFNTNRMLHQYVVGGYVPADERRARLEDDHFRRARALAAWKARVRAHWREVRVTSVDVVLPPHTQVGHDVVVRATVHTGSLGPDDVAPQVCLGRLHEGREIVQPGIVPMQASAASPRAADTVFEATVPCRTSGTQGLTVRVLPRHEDLGHPHEMGLIVWAS, from the coding sequence ATGCGCCCGATCAAGACCTTCCACGTCCGTCCCGCCCTGCCGGCACGGCTCGCCGCGCTCGAGGAGCTCGCCTACAACCTGCGCTGGTCGTGGGACCACGAGACCATCAGCCTCTTCCGCCGGCTCGACCGCGACCTCTGGGAGGACACCGGGCACAACCCCGTGCTGCTGCTCGGCAGCCTCCCGCAGGAGCGGCTCGAGCAGGCCGCCGAAGACGAAGCGTTCCTCGCCCATCTCGATCGCGTGACGGCAAGCTTGCGCGACTACGTCGCCAACGGCACGACCTGGTACGAGAAGCGGCACGGGCATGCCTCGCGGCCGCTCGTCGCCTACTTCTCGATGGAATTCGGCCTCACCGAGTGTCTGCCCATCTACTCCGGCGGCCTCGGCATCCTCGCGGGCGACCACCTGAAGTCGGCGAGCGAGCTCGGCGTGCCGCTCGTCGGCGTCGGTCTCCTCTATCAGAAGGGATACTTCCGGCAGTATCTGACGTCGGAGGGCTGGCAGCAGGAACGACGTCCGGTCAACGACTTCTCGGTCATGCCGCTCAAGCCGTTCCACACGGCCGACGGGGCGCCGGTGCACGTGACGCTCGACCTCGCGGGTCGCACGGTGGTCGTGCGCTGCTGGCGCGTCCAGGTGGGCCGCGTGACACTCGTGTTGCTCGACACGAACATCCCCGAGAATCCGCCGGACCTCCAGGACATCACCGACGAGCTGTACGGCGGCAACAGCGACATGCGTCTGCACCAGGAGATCGTGCTCGGAGTCGGCGGCATCCGGGCCCTGCTCGCGCTCGACCTCAGCCCGCGCATCTTCCACATGAACGAGGGGCACTGCGCGTTTCTCGGGCTCGAGCGGATTCGTTACCTGATGGGCAAGCACCAGGTGTCGTTCCACGAGGCCCTGGAGATCGTCACCACGAGCGGGCTCTTCACCACGCACACGCCCGTGCCGGCCGGCATCGACACCTTCTCTCCCGAACAGATGGATCGCTACTTCGGCTCGTATCGCGAGGCGTTCGGCCTGTCACGTGAGGCGTTCCTCGATCTCGGGCGCTCGCAACCTGGCCACCACGACGCGCCGTTCAACATGGCGGTGCTCGCCATGCGCACGGCGAGCGCGGTCAACGGCGTGAGTCGGCTCCACGGGCGGGTCTCACGCCGGATGTGGCAGGTGGTCTGGGCCGGCGTGCCCGTCGAGGAGGTGCCCATCGGCTACGTCACCAACGGCGTGCATCCGCAGTCGTGGATCTCCGACGACATGCGCACGCTGTACGACCGGTACCTCGGGCCGCGCTGGGCCGAGCAGCCCGGCGACACCGCGGTATGGGCGCGCAGCGCGCAGATTCCCGGCGAGGAACTGTGGCGCACGCACGAGCGCCGGCGCGAGCGACTCGTCGGCTTCTGCCGCCGCCGGCTGGCGGCGCAGCTCTCGACCCGCGGTGCGAGCGCAACCGAGCGGGCCGCCGCCGAACAGGCCCTCGACCCCGAGGCCCTGACGATCGGCTTCGCGCGCCGCTTCGCCACTTACAAGCGCGGCACGCTGCTCTTCCGCGACCCCGAGCGCCTCGCCCGGATCCTCAATGCGGCCGACCGGCCGGTGCAGGTGCTCGTGGCGGGCAAGGCGCACCCGCACGACGAGCCGGGAAAGGCCCTCATCCGCGACATCGTGCAGATGGCGCGCCGCCCCGAGTTCGCGCGTCGCATCGTGTTCCTCGAGGACTACGACCAGATCGCCGCGCGCTACCTCGTGCAGGGCGTCGACGTCTGGCTGAACACGCCACGCCGGCCGCTCGAAGCGAGCGGCACGAGCGGCATGAAAGCCGCGTTCAACGGCGCGCTCAACCTGAGTATCCTCGACGGCTGGTGGGACGAAGGCTACTCGCCGGACATCGGCTGGGCCATCGGACGGGGCGAGGAGTACGAGGATCACGAGTATCAGGATCGGGTCGAGGCCGGCGCGCTGCTCGACCTGCTCGAGCACGAGATCGTGCCGCTCTTCTACACGCGGGGGGCCGACGACGTCCCCCGCGGCTGGGTCGCGCGCATGCGCAGCGCGATTACCGCGCTCTGCCCGGTATTCAACACGAACCGGATGCTGCACCAATACGTGGTCGGCGGGTACGTGCCGGCCGACGAGCGCCGGGCGAGGCTGGAGGACGACCACTTCCGGCGCGCGCGCGCCCTCGCGGCCTGGAAGGCGCGCGTGCGCGCCCACTGGCGCGAGGTCCGCGTGACGTCGGTCGACGTCGTCCTGCCCCCCCACACGCAGGTCGGTCACGACGTCGTCGTACGCGCCACCGTTCACACGGGCTCCCTCGGCCCAGACGACGTCGCGCCGCAGGTGTGCCTCGGCCGGCTGCACGAGGGCCGCGAGATCGTCCAGCCGGGCATCGTACCCATGCAGGCGAGCGCGGCCTCCCCTCGCGCGGCCGACACCGTGTTCGAGGCCACCGTGCCGTGCCGCACGAGCGGCACCCAGGGCCTGACCGTCCGCGTGCTGCCACGCCACGAGGATCTCGGCCACCCGCACGAGATGGGCCTCATTGTCTGGGCCTCCTGA
- a CDS encoding 4Fe-4S dicluster domain-containing protein → MDHDRRAFLAQTGKLLVLTGAAAVAWDHVLAGAPEGAPNYRATDHWWAMIVDIEVCIGCGTCVSACKTENDVPVTPGAFRTWVERYQVDPLDWEHPLVDSPDGAYSGFPDLTHSTDDRKVFFVPKLCNQCADSPCVQVCPVGATFVSPDGVVLVDKDYCLGCRYCVQACPYGSRFIDHRSMTADKCTFCYHRITRGLTTACCEVCPTGARRLADLKNPADPVHEFLRTHKVHVLKPQLATGSKVYYHGLDGSVR, encoded by the coding sequence ATGGACCACGACCGCCGCGCGTTCCTCGCACAGACCGGCAAGCTGCTGGTGCTCACGGGCGCCGCCGCCGTCGCCTGGGATCACGTGCTCGCCGGCGCGCCGGAAGGGGCGCCGAACTACCGCGCCACCGACCACTGGTGGGCGATGATCGTCGACATCGAGGTCTGCATCGGGTGCGGCACGTGCGTCAGCGCCTGCAAGACCGAGAACGACGTCCCGGTCACGCCAGGCGCGTTCCGCACCTGGGTGGAGCGGTACCAGGTCGATCCGCTCGACTGGGAGCACCCGCTCGTCGACTCGCCGGACGGGGCCTACTCGGGGTTCCCCGACCTCACGCACTCCACCGACGATCGCAAGGTGTTCTTCGTGCCGAAGCTGTGCAACCAGTGCGCCGATTCGCCGTGCGTGCAGGTGTGCCCGGTCGGCGCCACCTTCGTCTCGCCCGATGGCGTGGTGCTCGTTGACAAGGACTACTGCCTCGGCTGCCGCTACTGCGTGCAGGCCTGCCCGTACGGCAGCCGCTTCATCGACCACCGGTCGATGACCGCCGACAAGTGCACGTTCTGCTACCACCGCATCACGCGCGGCCTGACGACGGCATGCTGCGAGGTGTGTCCGACGGGCGCGCGCCGGCTCGCCGACCTGAAGAACCCCGCCGACCCCGTGCACGAGTTCCTGCGCACGCACAAGGTCCACGTCCTGAAGCCGCAACTGGCGACGGGCTCGAAGGTCTACTACCACGGCCTCGACGGCTCGGTTCGATAG